The genomic DNA GACGATGAGTCTTCGTCTGCGCGGTACAGGGGTAAGACAACATTTGGATGTTAAAGATTCTTCTTATTGAGCACTTAAGTTATTAGCTTCAAACCAATGTACGACCTACATGAGAGAGTTGATTACATCGTCATAATTTATTACTcctctattaattttaaacataagtgACGTGTCATCTGCAAACAAAACTATCTCATGATTATCCTTGTCAACATAAGGAAggtcattaatataaatgagaaaaagaaatggcCCTAGTATAGATCCTTGAGGAACCCCCATTTTTACAACAGACCCGGTAGACTGATTTCCGGTGATGTCTACTTTCTGAATTTTATTCATTAGCAAGTTTAGGGAATTATCTGCACCGCCCGCATCCCGGCGCACCGCGGCGCGGCTATCTGCAGTGTGCGAGTGCCTCACCTCGGCAGCCGTGGCGCGCAGCAGGAGCCTCTCGGCCGCGGAGCAGCTCCGTATGGCGCGCACGGTGGCGCTGGAGGCGGCCTCGTCCAGAGCCAGCTGCACCGCCCGCAGCCCGGCGCACTGCGGCGCGGCTATCTGCAGTGTGCGAGTGCCTCACCTCGGCAGCCGTGGCGCGCAGCAGGAGCCTCTCGGCCGCGGAGCAGCTCCGTATGGCGCGCACGGTGGCGCTGGAGGCGGCCTCGTCCAGAGCCAGCTGCACCGCCCGCAGCCCGGCGCACTGCGGCGCGGCTATCTGCAGTGTGCGAGTGCCTCACCTCGGCAGCCGTGGCGCGCAGCAGGAGCCTCTCGGCCGCGGAGCAGCTCCGTATGGCGCGCACGGTGGCGCTGGAGGCGGCCTCGTCCAGAGCCAGCTGCACCGCCCGCAGCCCGGCGCACTGCGGCGCGGCTATCTGCAGTGTGCGAGTGCCTCACCTCGGCAGCCGTGGCGCGCAGCAGGAGCCTCTCGGCCGCGGAGCAGCTCCGTATGGCGCGCACGGTGGCGCTGGAGGCGGCCTCGTCCAGAGCCAGCTGCACCGCCCGCAGCCCGGCGCACTGCGGCGCGGCTATCTCCAGCGCGCGCCCGCACAGCGCCAGCGCTCGCCGCGCGTCGCCCGATACGGCCGCCACTTTTCTAGAATAAACCATCAATATGGCTTTTAGGGCGACTATGGCGAAGGTTGTCAAGTCGCGGCGGTCAATGAGTTGTATTTGATGGACGATCGCTCACTTAGCGGCCACCATTGGCCGTGGTGTCCAATAGAATGCCGAACGACCGTGTGTCAGAGAACACACCTGGAAAGAGAGAAACTTGCAATTGCAAGGTTACCTCTatttttctctttctatagtattgtgCTAGACAAAGAtatatagaggtgaattcgaaacccacagttgcgagttatacaaagcatcgttacagaatagtcctgCTGGTCATAGGCCATAGGTAATGACATGTGGGCGGCCAGACCTTCTACATTGATCTTGTCTCAAAGGCAGAAAACTTCCACTGACTACAGCAGTTCCTTGTCCACCGGTGGTCCAATCCTAGAATTGCGAGGAACGAGACAACTTGCAGGTACTAAAGAAAGCAGTAAAATAACATGCTAAGAGCTTTGCCATCTATGATTTGGCACAAAGTCATATAACCACGAGAGACCTCTCTTTCTGGCAAGTCTGGTATTGACCACTGCGAGCACTGTCAGTAATGTTCACCAGAGGTACTAACCTGGCGATCAGTTGCACTGCATCAGGCGTGACGTTGGCTCCAGCAAGCCTGGTGGCAACAATGCATTGCAGTTGAGTGTGAGTGTATGGTGGAAAGGTCAGCCGAGTGAGGCCAAGGCGGGAGGCCACGCGGGCTGCTAGGGCTCTCTCTGGCAGGTCCATGGTATTGGCCACTGCTAGCACTGTCAGTAATGCTGTGTTGTGTGCCGCCCACTCCATTATGCTGTAGAGGACGTCCTGTCTACGGTTGCATAGTGCGTCCAGCTgtagaaaacattttattatctatactaatgttttaaagaggaaagattgttttgttagtttgtttgcattgaacaaGCCCCTGAACTgaatagatttgaaaaattcttttatctttGGGAAGCTACTCTATacctaggctatatattatcaccatatTACTACTGGAACTGATACGGCTCAAACCtagtggcgtctgctagtatttatcatcatcgtcattttaCCTGAGGGAAATGATACTTTTGTGATAGactttgtcaaaaaaaatacgacattcttaattcttaattaatgccAGCATTGTTGTATTCCTGTCTGGTGATGGTGTTAACACAGGcaaataagttttaataactTATGCCAGGGACAGCATACAATATGTTGCAAAGACATCAGAtctaaaaattaatatcattatttacATCTGccaattattgcaataaaaacaaaagcaacCTCAAAATACCTCATCTACAACTAAGACGGTTGGAGTCCTCCGAGGCCCAGGATTTGTGAAGCGTTTCTCCAACAGGGCGCAGGCTTGTTCCCACACCACAGATTTGCctaacaaataaatgtataaggATACTTTAGAGAAACAATTTTTCATATCTATTGAAATTATAAAGTGGTAATccataaagtttgtggtgttttagtgaactgattttgaaaaattcttttaccattagaaagccatgttatttgtgagtcatctatactaatattttaaatgcaaaaataagtctgtctgtggcCTTTTCACGGCTGGACGgatgaaccgatcaagatgaattttggtgtaATGGTAAATACAactttggagcaaaacatagggtactttttaccctaaaataaaaatggaaggGAGTGAAATTGGTGTTGAAAGTTTGcaatagaaagtccttcattttaacgtaatagtttaaaaaattcatcccctgAAGTggtaaataggggttgaaagtttacattttgcgggagttgcgggcgtccgctagtaaggtatattttatcccattaTTCCCACAGAACAGGAACTATGAGGGTGGAACAACTATCTCTTCCCACCTGTTAGTTGCTTATATATCTGCACGTACGCCTGCCGTGGCTCCGCAATCCTCATGCCGTTCACCTCCACCAGCTGGAAGTCGGGCAGCTCCTGTTCCTCCTTGAGCACCTTCAGTGCTGAGTTCACCGTCGCCGTCTTGCCGGTGCCGGGCACGCCTGATATATACATGCACCTGTAACAAAGCCCACAGATATTGGATATGTTTATCAAGTTAAACTTTCTAGGGCCCATTTATATCCAACTCAAGaactcaatattttttaacttgccTGCTTGCTTTTTAACATGCTTGAATAGGCTAATTAAATAGGCTAACAAGGCTTGAAGAGACTTTTttcaaatggtcttaaattgttaattatcgTTCTAGTAGATTGATAAATATTTGATGTGATTACCTgaaattttaagtttaaaatatgtttttattaatacaagCCAAAACGTCTGTCAGTCATAACGGTTTATATTTCAagtgtttcatgacgtcacgatAATATATCCCTAAGAAACGGagcatttgaaaaaatattagatagcaattactttgacgtttagtacatcaagtgtgtgaAATCACGACCATCAAAAgtgagtgacgtcacaaaatggacgacagcgtttttgacgtttggaaaatttgaaaaaattttaataattatatttgatataagtcaactaccctattggggCTGTGCCCCAGCCCGGCTTGCTTGCAGTAAGCTGGTGAACCACTCATATCTGACTGGTTATTTCCAAAACATAAAACTTCTTAGGGCCTACTCATCACTTACATTGTACTCTACTCCTCAATCCACCGCATCATGAAGGCCAGGactgttattaaattaaacactaTGATAACATACCCACTTGTACCATGCAACAGTTTACTCCTCACAAATGATAGTATTTCATGCAACTGATTTTCTCTTCCTGGCAGGGATTTGTTTTCTGATAGCAATTCTGAAAATGAACAGGATGCAttgttactattttatttatttattctaggatattttatttgacaaacagatttttacatttattttatatttcttaccacattttgttgtttaataaaacTACTCACCTTCcaaatgttttaaaatcacaatacttttattaattaaatactaagTCCAGACAATTTTTcttatctatacttttatactgATGTTACAGGAAAGATTTGATCACCTGTGTGTGTGGCTTTCAAAACTATGATGTagacaaatttgaaaaaatctttaccagtagaaagctacattatcagaaaGTAACacagggtatattttatccccgtattcccacatgAATAggaactacacaggtgaaacTGTATTGGGTCTGCCAGTTGTTTATACATACCATCAATATTGTCCACGGAGTGAGCCCTACTGTGCAAAGTAGGTGTAAGTTCACTTGTTAATATTCTCTTTGTAACACTTTTAGGCGTTCTAGCTATTGACGCTCTAGGGGTTCTAGGAGTCCTAGGCGTTTTAGGAGTTTTTGGAGTCCTAGGCATCTTAGGTGTTTTAGGTGCAGGtttaaaatcatcctcactATCTGAATCCATTTTAACTGCTCTTCTTGGATTTCTTTTGACAGGAGACAATTCTTGTTCAAGATAGGTTACAGGGTTCCTTGTGACACGCCCCGACCGTGTCACATGAGTTTCCTTCTCTTCTTCAAAAACTAGGACTTTCTTTGGAGTTTCATCATACATTTTACGTTGAGGTGTTTTCCTTTTTGGTGTAGCTGTTGAATGTTGTCTAATAATAAGTGTAGGCAGTTCATCGTCAGAATTTTCTTTAAGTTCCATTGACAGGATCTCTTCTATGTTGTTTTTATTGAGTTTCTTGGAACTTTTTGGAGTTTCTATTAGCGAAGAACTTTTTGGTGTTGCAGGTATTTCAACAATAGGTGTTGATTCGGAACTTTTAGGGGTGTTTTTGGGTGTGACCTTATCATTCTTGTCAGCTAAGATAGCTCTTTTAAGAAGCAATTTAGTACCATCATTCTTTGTGACACTCCAATTTCTTTCTGATATAGAAATTCGTCCCATTCTTTTGACTAAGCTGCTTGGAGTTTTAGGGGTCTTTGGTGTCATATTTTTACTAGGAGTACATAGGAGTTGCAGAGCCTTTCTCTCCTCTTCTAAAACAGGTTCTAAGTATGTTTTACGTCGGCCGGCTGGTATTAGCCTGTATCTGCAAATATAGGTGTATTTCTCTTTCCTCAGTATATCGTCAGTGTCTTTCGTTACAGTCAATATTATGttgcattttttaaagaatgtctCAATAGATACATCTGTGTCAAATGGGCGATGATCTTCTActacctataaaatataatagaaatatttgCTATACATaactttaatgattttataatacTGTCTGactgttatttattactttcaCTTAGTTAATCATTCATTAATGGCATATAATTAATGCAAAAATACATATAGGTAATCCTTTACTCAATTCACATTTACACACATTTTTTGTACATggaaacttaattttaaatttgtaactaTACAtatcatcattttattttatgataatttaaatttaattcaattttaaattctttattaattaaaatttaaattaaatgtataaacGATTTAAGagaacatacaaacaaagaatTTTAACTTTGTACTTTTGGCTTACCTCTTTACTATAAAAGTTAATAGGTTCAGACGGATTAACGCAGCCCTTAGGTAAGTCGTCTGGTTTTGAGTACCATTGCAGTTTAGCTCTGAAAGGGTCACTGTTATTGGACCTGTCTTCATACAGCCCCAATATCTTCGCAGCGTCACAACCTCCCTCGGTGTCGGGTTCTGCGGCGTCAGCGTTCGAAACCAGCACATAATCGCCAACTTCACATACGATCTCTTTAAACTGGAACCTCCtacaaagtttatttaattaaaaacaaaagaatgcacatattgtttaataattattgacGATTGGATATATTACTGGTAATAATGAAAGAAGGTGTTCAAGTTTTGGTCATTTGGTATTTCTTTACTCAGCCATGTAACACTTTTAATAATAGGTTTTCGTCTCGGCATTTTTTTAacgtattaaatttaatttaaaactttatcgTCGTTGAGGTTAACTTTGTTTTCGTTTTGAAATTTTGACAGTTTACCGGATGTTGTTCGCGCCTTTTCTATATTTGAAATGTGAAGCATAGACAACATTTATTACTCTAAGCTCTGAAATCTGAATCTAGTGATTTGGTTCTTTGTACATAAAGCGatccaaattttattttttaaacattagttaattaattaaattatacaaaaaattgttaaaCTATACAGAAGAAAAATCATTGTATGAATAAAAACAAGATAATTTTCATCACAGAATTAAAAATCGGTAAAAGTTACTAGAAAAATCGGTAGATTTTGGACAGGGTTAACTGTCACGGGGCACGGCGAAAACATTAACTACATACTACGTTTGACTTTGACGTTCATTGACAAAAATAAGGTTTTGAGGTTAGTTTAAATATCTTCCaatttacacaacaataatgaaATTCAAACATAAGAAATCACCAAAAGCGATCTTATCCGACAAAATCGCAGATGCTTTAACAGTGAGACCCCGGGCGGATATTGAAGATGACCACATATTCAACACCAAACCCAACACAGTTTCACGTGCCGATTACTCTTCTGAGAGCGAAGATGAGGCTGCTATCAGTGATTTTAGGAAGCGTACTGCTAATTTGCTAAGTGATATCAGTAAAAAATATGAAGGGGAAGTTGTATCTCGGGGAGAACTCGAAGGCAGTTTGAACAGTTCAGATTTGAGCGATGACGAGGACAACACAGTAGATACaggtttatattgtttttattttatatttttagcgcTTGACTATATATATCATCAGGATGAATGTAGTCCAGCTCAAGCCTATTGAACATAGATACCCCCATAGTAAGTTGTAATGTGGGTATAACTTCGAATTACACTTATTTGGACTTACCTTGGATGGGATATGTATAGACTAGAGCTAAAATGGATAGCAGTTCATCCAGATATTATATACTGGATATTCAACCAAACTCATAGGCAGATAGCCGAAAAGGCATTCCCTTTTCCCACCCCcagcccaggcctaccctaaccacctggcaatttacttatatctaaaataatcttgataattctactttaataatgaaagcattactttatcaaaaaatgtgTGCTGTAATGGTTTATGACACAAGCTAAAATcattgaccatacagcctgagttttgcGATATTTTGAAGGCTTATGACTGGTTtgttttgttcgttttcttgtttgttaatcttgacgaaaacagaaaaaaataatacagcttcaaatgttacttcattGCTTTGGTACACCAGcaaacattttgccctagaaaagtgataaaaaaatgtatttttcttcaagaaatatacttttagatctttatttatatattgtaataataataataataatgggcCTGGGATGTTGTAGGGGCCGGTGGGCATGTCTTTAGGCTGCTGAATATCCAGTGGAACATTGCAGTATTGTGCAATACCATCTCTCCTAAAAAGAGGGTTACTTAAGAGATACTGAGATCTTGTCTAGTGTCTAAATATCTCTGTCCTCAGATTTCAATGAGGGAGAGTTATTTTAGAATAGAAAagaaataacttattttttagcACTagacataactacataataacttaaaactaatacatttatatctcttaacttaaaacaaatacatttgTATCGTAGAACTATTTAATGTCAATGCTAGAAAAAATCTGAACTCAGCTAATATTTTATGCACTTTTTCGTTATGATGCGATGAAAAAAGGctaacatacagacaaaaatcaTCTTTTTGTGAACATATTAAACCTTCTGGCTCTGTAGCGGGTTGTTTTATTAGCATATACTAAATTATGTGTATTCTATAACTAATTTAaggtttaatgtttatttagggAAGGTTCTTGAAGAATTGGATAATGACACTGCTTCAAGTGATGAAGGAAATGTAATAGATAAaccacaaaacaaaaataaatatgaaataccaaataatgatgaagacagtgaagatgatgatgatagtgtgGAAAGTGAAGATTACAGTATATTGAAAAAAGAACCCAAAAAGGTTTCACCAAAGCTATCAGGCAAACATGAAGGTACTAGTGATGATGAGGGTAGTGAAGAATCTGATGACTACAGTATAGTTAAGAAGCAGATACAAGGTAAGCAATTCTGGTGATCTCACATCAAATTGTTAATCACAATATTCATCAATGATATCACAAAATAAACTGAagcatttaaatgaaaatagctATGGGCTGGACTTG from Bicyclus anynana chromosome 20, ilBicAnyn1.1, whole genome shotgun sequence includes the following:
- the LOC112047163 gene encoding origin recognition complex subunit 1, whose protein sequence is MPRRKPIIKSVTWLSKEIPNDQNLNTFFHYYQRFQFKEIVCEVGDYVLVSNADAAEPDTEGGCDAAKILGLYEDRSNNSDPFRAKLQWYSKPDDLPKGCVNPSEPINFYSKEVVEDHRPFDTDVSIETFFKKCNIILTVTKDTDDILRKEKYTYICRYRLIPAGRRKTYLEPVLEEERKALQLLCTPSKNMTPKTPKTPSSLVKRMGRISISERNWSVTKNDGTKLLLKRAILADKNDKVTPKNTPKSSESTPIVEIPATPKSSSLIETPKSSKKLNKNNIEEILSMELKENSDDELPTLIIRQHSTATPKRKTPQRKMYDETPKKVLVFEEEKETHVTRSGRVTRNPVTYLEQELSPVKRNPRRAVKMDSDSEDDFKPAPKTPKMPRTPKTPKTPRTPRTPRASIARTPKSVTKRILTSELTPTLHSRAHSVDNIDELLSENKSLPGRENQLHEILSFVRSKLLHGTSGCMYISGVPGTGKTATVNSALKVLKEEQELPDFQLVEVNGMRIAEPRQAYVQIYKQLTGKSVVWEQACALLEKRFTNPGPRRTPTVLVVDELDALCNRRQDVLYSIMEWAAHNTALLTVLAVANTMDLPERALAARVASRLGLTRLTFPPYTHTQLQCIVATRLAGANVTPDAVQLIARKVAAVSGDARRALALCGRALEIAAPQCAGLRAVQLALDEAASSATVRAIRSCSAAERLLLRATAAEVERTGSDETTLSRVLATAAAIVALDGRPYRSATSIRAPTPSQAQAICARLAAIKLLLMEPKPSEPRLLLNVSADDVHYATREITA